The proteins below come from a single Crossiella sp. CA-258035 genomic window:
- a CDS encoding TIGR01777 family oxidoreductase: MRVVVAGSSGLIGSALVSELRENDHEVIRLVRRAPAAPDERRWDPPAGKFADGALDGADAVVSLSGAGIGDKRWTEERKAQLRESRIVPTTVLAEAVARHRIPVFVSGSAVGYYGDTGDREIDETADSGAGFLAGLCRDWEAAAEPAEESGGRVVRVRTGLVLSAHGGLLGRLRPLFSFLLGGRLGSGTQYMPWISLDDEVGAIRFALEHSQVSGPVNLTGPAPVTNAEFTAALAEALHRPAPWVVPEFALKLALGAEAAQEMALFGQRALPAVLRRNGYVHQHPTVAAALAAAVPEGEPAA, from the coding sequence ATGCGAGTGGTGGTCGCCGGTTCCTCCGGCCTGATCGGCAGCGCCCTGGTGAGCGAGCTCCGGGAGAACGACCACGAGGTGATCCGCCTGGTGCGCCGCGCCCCGGCCGCCCCTGACGAACGCCGCTGGGACCCACCGGCGGGCAAGTTCGCCGACGGCGCGCTGGACGGCGCGGACGCGGTGGTCAGCCTGAGCGGGGCGGGCATCGGCGACAAGCGCTGGACCGAGGAGCGCAAGGCCCAGCTGCGGGAGAGCCGGATCGTGCCGACCACGGTGCTGGCCGAGGCGGTGGCCCGGCACCGGATCCCGGTCTTCGTCAGCGGCTCCGCGGTCGGCTACTACGGCGACACCGGCGACCGGGAGATCGACGAGACCGCCGACTCCGGCGCGGGTTTCCTGGCCGGGCTGTGCCGGGACTGGGAGGCCGCCGCCGAGCCGGCCGAGGAGTCCGGCGGGCGGGTGGTGCGGGTGCGCACCGGGCTGGTGCTCTCCGCGCACGGCGGCCTGCTCGGGCGGCTGCGGCCGCTGTTCTCCTTCCTGCTCGGCGGGCGGCTGGGCTCCGGCACCCAGTACATGCCGTGGATCTCCCTGGACGACGAGGTCGGCGCGATCCGGTTCGCGCTGGAGCACAGCCAGGTCAGCGGCCCGGTCAACCTGACCGGACCGGCGCCGGTGACCAACGCCGAGTTCACCGCCGCGCTGGCCGAGGCGCTGCACCGGCCCGCGCCCTGGGTGGTGCCGGAGTTCGCGCTCAAGTTGGCCCTGGGCGCGGAGGCCGCCCAGGAGATGGCCCTGTTCGGGCAGCGCGCGCTGCCCGCGGTGCTGCGCCGCAACGGCTACGTCCACCAGCACCCGACGGTGGCCGCGGCGCTGGCCGCCGCCGTTCCGGAGGGTGAACCGGCGGCGTAG
- a CDS encoding BTAD domain-containing putative transcriptional regulator, which yields MHGPLSFGLLGPLQVLLGGQPTTVKAAKQRTVLASLLLRANQHVSFDELAERVWGEQPVSQPRQTLQVYVMRLRQSLGAEVLLHTEPDGYRLELDPECLDIHRFRRLTEQVKLAGDDPRRIVGLLTEALALWRGPALADVPSESLQSGEARWLEELRLQAVADRLHARLRLGAHQDVVGELYGLTGQYPLREQFWAQLMLALYRSNRQVEALEAFQAVSRKLAEELGVDPGEELRALHRAVLNNDSSLGPATPHTSAPSAAAPRGAGLSQLPPNIADFVGRDAEIGHIGELLRGAGSAMSVPVVTLTGPPGVGKTALAVQAAHEVRAHFPDGQIYVNLHGYSPGPPLAPADVLSRFLRALGVTPEQIPLEPEERAAQYRSLLTGRRLLIVLDNAVGPEQVRALLPGEPGCAVLITSRNALRGMTVLDGARPVPLEVLSPGEAQHLLAGILGVDLVAAEPAAAAELARLCGHLPLALRVAAGNLAGRPSARIADYVAELSAERLAGLRIEGDDATAVQAAFDLSYDMLDPPAQRLFRLLGLVPGNDFTKEVAAALAALPVDTTLPLLRQLCTANLVQHQAGDRYQAHDLIRLYAAERAAAEETAQSLDAARRALLAYYLHTARAAARSLYPEIVQLPLPAPRPNRTPRPAAAIAWLRAECANIAATATICAGPLAHYSWYLADALRGYFHHTGQVADWLHVVETGLAAAIAEPDLPGEAAMRLSLGTLHWTLGDNHTAARHYEQALRIQRRLGDQDGEFATLNNLGLVCLNLGRLTEARAHLRQAHASADPHRQAMARANLGHLCVDLAELAEAEEHFRTIVDIGLAEGSQLVVTYGRYGLGRAHLVRGAHAQAKAVLTEALTDFRELGHRRLAVEVLTTLAETHRLLGDHDQAAGEAEQALRLARDLAHRVCEADALTVLADCAEPRRAAELHAQAQALAEAGGYLWAQVAALVGQSRTHRQTGRPRDALTAATAALDLIAAAGEPTRLGPGALLAQGAALLGLGEAEAARAAAELAVRQATAAGQRLEQDQGLALLGEALEDNRTPIL from the coding sequence GTGCACGGCCCGTTGTCCTTCGGTCTGCTGGGTCCACTGCAGGTGCTGCTCGGGGGGCAGCCCACCACGGTGAAGGCCGCGAAACAGCGGACCGTGCTGGCCAGCCTGCTGCTGCGGGCCAACCAGCACGTCTCCTTCGACGAGCTCGCCGAACGGGTCTGGGGTGAGCAGCCGGTCAGCCAGCCCAGGCAGACCCTCCAGGTCTACGTGATGCGACTGCGCCAGAGCCTCGGCGCCGAGGTGCTGCTGCACACCGAACCCGACGGCTACCGCCTGGAGCTGGACCCCGAGTGCCTGGACATCCACCGCTTCCGGCGGCTCACCGAGCAGGTCAAGCTCGCCGGTGACGACCCCCGCCGGATCGTCGGCCTGCTCACCGAGGCGCTCGCCCTGTGGCGCGGTCCCGCGCTGGCCGACGTGCCCTCGGAGTCGCTCCAGTCCGGCGAGGCCCGCTGGCTGGAGGAGCTGCGCCTGCAAGCGGTGGCCGACCGGCTGCACGCCCGGCTGCGGCTGGGCGCGCACCAGGACGTGGTCGGCGAGTTGTACGGCCTCACCGGCCAGTACCCGCTGCGCGAGCAGTTCTGGGCCCAGCTGATGCTCGCCCTCTACCGCTCCAACCGGCAGGTCGAGGCCCTGGAGGCGTTCCAGGCGGTCAGCCGCAAGCTGGCCGAGGAGCTCGGCGTGGACCCCGGCGAGGAGCTGCGCGCCCTGCACCGCGCCGTGCTCAACAACGACAGCTCCCTCGGCCCGGCCACCCCGCACACCAGCGCCCCCTCGGCCGCCGCCCCGCGCGGGGCGGGGTTGTCCCAGCTGCCGCCCAACATCGCCGACTTCGTGGGCCGGGACGCCGAGATCGGCCACATCGGCGAGCTGCTCCGCGGTGCGGGCTCGGCCATGTCGGTGCCCGTGGTCACCCTCACCGGACCACCGGGTGTCGGCAAGACCGCGCTGGCCGTCCAGGCCGCGCACGAGGTGCGCGCGCACTTCCCGGACGGCCAGATCTACGTCAACCTGCACGGCTACTCCCCCGGCCCGCCGCTGGCCCCCGCCGACGTGCTCAGCCGGTTCCTGCGCGCCCTCGGCGTCACCCCGGAACAGATCCCGCTGGAGCCGGAGGAACGGGCCGCGCAGTACCGCTCGCTGCTCACCGGGCGGCGGCTGCTGATCGTGCTGGACAACGCGGTCGGCCCGGAGCAGGTGCGCGCGCTGCTGCCCGGCGAGCCCGGCTGCGCGGTGCTGATCACCAGCCGCAACGCGCTGCGCGGGATGACCGTGCTGGACGGCGCCCGCCCGGTGCCGCTGGAGGTGCTCTCCCCGGGCGAGGCCCAGCACCTGCTGGCCGGGATCCTGGGCGTGGACCTGGTCGCCGCCGAACCCGCCGCGGCCGCCGAGCTGGCGAGGCTCTGCGGGCACCTGCCGCTGGCCCTGCGGGTGGCCGCGGGCAACCTGGCCGGCCGCCCCAGCGCGCGGATCGCCGACTACGTGGCCGAGCTCAGCGCCGAACGCCTGGCCGGGCTGCGCATCGAGGGCGACGACGCGACCGCGGTGCAGGCCGCCTTCGACCTGTCCTACGACATGCTCGACCCACCGGCCCAGCGCCTGTTCCGGCTGCTCGGCCTGGTGCCGGGCAACGACTTCACCAAGGAGGTCGCGGCCGCGCTGGCCGCGCTGCCCGTCGACACCACGCTGCCGCTGCTGCGCCAGCTCTGCACCGCCAACCTGGTGCAGCACCAGGCGGGCGACCGCTACCAGGCGCACGACCTGATCCGGCTCTACGCCGCCGAACGCGCCGCCGCCGAGGAGACCGCCCAGTCCCTGGACGCGGCCCGGCGCGCGCTGCTGGCCTACTACCTGCACACCGCCCGCGCGGCCGCGCGCAGCCTGTACCCGGAGATCGTCCAGCTCCCGCTGCCCGCGCCCCGGCCGAACCGGACCCCCCGGCCGGCCGCGGCGATCGCCTGGCTGCGCGCCGAATGCGCCAACATCGCGGCCACCGCGACCATCTGCGCCGGACCGCTGGCGCACTACTCCTGGTACCTGGCCGACGCGCTGCGCGGCTACTTCCACCACACCGGTCAGGTCGCGGACTGGCTGCACGTGGTGGAGACCGGACTGGCCGCCGCCATCGCCGAACCCGACCTGCCCGGCGAGGCGGCCATGCGGCTGAGCCTGGGCACCCTGCACTGGACCCTCGGCGACAACCACACCGCGGCCCGGCACTACGAGCAGGCGCTGCGCATCCAGCGGCGGCTGGGCGACCAGGACGGCGAGTTCGCCACCCTGAACAACCTCGGCCTGGTCTGCCTCAACCTGGGCAGGCTCACCGAGGCCCGCGCGCACCTGCGGCAGGCGCACGCCTCGGCCGACCCGCACCGGCAGGCCATGGCCAGGGCCAACCTCGGCCACCTGTGCGTGGACCTGGCCGAGCTGGCCGAGGCCGAGGAGCACTTCCGCACCATCGTGGACATCGGCCTGGCCGAGGGCTCCCAGCTGGTGGTCACCTACGGCCGCTACGGCCTCGGCCGCGCCCACCTGGTCCGCGGCGCGCACGCCCAGGCCAAGGCGGTGCTCACCGAGGCCCTCACCGACTTCCGCGAGCTGGGCCACCGCCGCCTCGCGGTCGAGGTGCTGACCACCCTGGCCGAGACGCACCGCCTGCTGGGCGACCACGACCAGGCGGCAGGCGAGGCCGAGCAGGCCCTGCGGCTGGCCCGCGACCTGGCGCACCGGGTCTGCGAGGCCGACGCGCTCACCGTGCTCGCCGACTGCGCCGAACCCCGCCGCGCCGCCGAGCTGCACGCCCAGGCCCAGGCGCTGGCCGAGGCAGGCGGCTACCTGTGGGCGCAGGTCGCCGCGCTGGTCGGCCAGTCCCGCACGCACCGCCAGACCGGCCGCCCGCGCGACGCGCTGACCGCGGCCACCGCCGCCCTGGACCTGATCGCCGCCGCCGGCGAACCCACTCGCCTGGGCCCCGGCGCGCTGCTCGCCCAGGGCGCGGCCCTGCTGGGCCTCGGCGAGGCCGAGGCCGCCCGCGCCGCCGCCGAACTGGCCGTCCGCCAGGCCACCGCCGCCGGCCAGCGACTGGAGCAGGACCAGGGCCTGGCCCTGCTCGGCGAGGCACTGGAGGACAACCGGACTCCGATCCTCTAG
- the lipB gene encoding lipoyl(octanoyl) transferase LipB produces the protein MNNSHLSCRESSEPVLVRHLGSIDYVQAWDLQREVLDARADGNGPDTLLLLEHPSVYTAGKRTQPEDRPVDGTPVVEVDRGGKITWHGPGQLVGYPIVKLTDPVDVVDYVRRVEEGLIKVCRDLGLPAGRVEGRSGVWLAADETRIERKIAAIGIRVQRGVTMHGFEINCDADLSAFERIIPCGIADAGVTSLTAELGRRVTVAEVEPLAEQAVLDALSGALPLSECWLPRPEVSAPGITFALPN, from the coding sequence CTGAACAACAGTCACCTCTCCTGCCGGGAGTCCAGCGAACCCGTGCTGGTCCGTCACCTCGGCAGCATTGACTACGTACAGGCCTGGGACCTCCAGCGCGAGGTCCTGGACGCCCGCGCCGACGGCAACGGCCCGGACACCCTGCTGCTGCTGGAGCACCCCAGCGTCTACACCGCGGGCAAGCGCACCCAGCCGGAGGACCGGCCGGTGGACGGCACCCCGGTGGTCGAGGTGGACCGCGGCGGCAAGATCACCTGGCACGGGCCAGGCCAGCTGGTCGGCTACCCGATCGTCAAGCTGACCGACCCGGTGGACGTGGTCGACTACGTGCGCAGGGTGGAGGAGGGCCTGATCAAGGTCTGCCGCGACCTCGGTCTGCCCGCGGGCCGGGTCGAGGGCCGCAGCGGCGTGTGGCTGGCCGCCGACGAGACCCGGATCGAGCGCAAGATCGCCGCGATCGGCATCCGGGTGCAGCGCGGGGTCACCATGCACGGCTTCGAGATCAACTGCGACGCCGACCTGTCCGCCTTCGAGCGGATCATCCCGTGCGGCATCGCCGACGCCGGGGTCACCTCGCTGACCGCGGAGCTGGGCCGCCGGGTCACCGTGGCCGAGGTCGAGCCGCTGGCGGAGCAGGCCGTGCTGGACGCGCTCTCCGGCGCGCTGCCGCTGTCGGAGTGCTGGCTGCCGCGGCCGGAGGTCAGCGCGCCGGGCATCACCTTCGCGCTGCCCAACTGA
- a CDS encoding serine hydrolase, giving the protein MLSRRHLLTATALAAGATLLPGLATAAPRAAADFTTREGLLAWLTANPGLVSAYAHNGRKCLAHRAHVAQPLASAVKPVHLAAYALARLDPATKVRVGDWENFYLPYTDGGAHVAAQESLGIPMDSVTRLAKDPDQLVTLDQIAGTMIYFSDNAATDYLRHLLGEPALRRAALRGGWAGADTRSKLGDFLCLLLPEEVRPGVPRREMGERLERRFLTDPAFRAHARAKVLTGIPSWDTQTAWVRDSGGASAATLAGLHRALAAGRFPEPARRHMEHSLAAARPPEVAGIGFKGGSLAGLLTAGMSVRWRDGRIGTVAVLFTGMTEPDWTAITGESSIYLRAVLDLLLDPAWLDRVATALTGTPGMLS; this is encoded by the coding sequence ATGCTGTCTCGACGTCACCTGCTCACCGCCACCGCCCTGGCCGCCGGTGCGACCCTGCTGCCCGGCCTGGCCACCGCCGCACCCCGCGCCGCCGCGGACTTCACCACCCGGGAGGGCCTGCTCGCCTGGCTCACCGCCAACCCCGGCCTGGTCAGCGCCTACGCCCACAACGGCCGGAAGTGCCTCGCCCACCGCGCGCACGTCGCCCAGCCACTGGCCTCGGCGGTCAAGCCGGTGCACCTGGCCGCCTACGCGCTGGCCCGGCTGGACCCGGCGACCAAGGTCAGGGTCGGCGACTGGGAGAACTTCTACCTGCCCTACACCGACGGCGGCGCGCACGTGGCCGCGCAGGAGTCCCTCGGCATCCCGATGGACTCGGTGACCCGCCTGGCCAAGGACCCGGACCAGCTGGTCACCCTGGACCAGATCGCCGGCACGATGATCTATTTCAGCGACAACGCGGCCACCGACTACCTGCGCCACCTGCTCGGTGAGCCCGCACTGCGCCGGGCCGCGCTGCGCGGCGGCTGGGCCGGTGCGGACACCCGGTCCAAGCTGGGCGACTTCCTCTGCCTGCTGCTGCCGGAGGAGGTCCGGCCGGGCGTGCCGCGCCGGGAGATGGGTGAGCGCCTGGAACGGCGCTTCCTGACCGACCCGGCCTTCCGCGCGCACGCCCGCGCCAAGGTGCTCACCGGCATCCCGTCCTGGGACACCCAGACCGCCTGGGTCCGGGACAGCGGCGGCGCCTCCGCGGCCACCCTGGCTGGACTGCACCGGGCGCTGGCGGCCGGCCGCTTCCCGGAACCGGCCCGGCGGCACATGGAGCACAGCCTGGCCGCGGCCCGGCCGCCCGAGGTGGCCGGCATCGGCTTCAAGGGCGGCTCGCTGGCCGGGTTGCTCACCGCGGGCATGTCCGTGCGCTGGCGGGACGGCCGGATCGGCACGGTCGCGGTGCTGTTCACCGGCATGACCGAACCGGACTGGACCGCCATCACCGGGGAGAGCTCGATCTACCTGCGCGCAGTCCTCGACCTGCTGCTCGACCCGGCGTGGCTGGACAGGGTGGCCACCGCGCTCACCGGAACGCCAGGCATGCTCAGCTGA